Proteins from a genomic interval of Phlebotomus papatasi isolate M1 chromosome 3, Ppap_2.1, whole genome shotgun sequence:
- the LOC129807303 gene encoding cuticle protein 3 — MKQILILLSLFAVTFGVKLPRPKSSLKYATLDYFKDDKEIALPDDDDEDKPPTIFEGDVQKAKILNQENLNQGKGKFKYTLETQNGISIQQAGKLKDEKTFVVMGSYSYTGADGKRYRVKYTADEFGYHPITELEVDIPEIEIPERKIQPIKPLSFNFNHLEAPPKPAKIQVRNPQTNFFDDQHEHPRGENPFATPGDRESVDRKYLPPRTYLPPTNKLQ; from the exons atgaagcaaaTT CTCATCCTCCTGAGTCTATTCGCTGTGACCTTCGGAGTGAAGCTGCCCAGGCCCAAGTCATCCCTGAAATACGCCACTTTGGACTACTTCAAAGATGACAAAGAGATTGCCCTGCCCGACGACGATGATGAGGACAAACCACCAACAATATTCGAAGGAGACGTCCAGAAGGCAAAGATCCTGAACCAGGAAAACCTCAACcagggaaaagggaaatttaaaTACAC gttGGAGACCCAGAATGGAATATCCATCCAGCAGGCAGGGAAACTGAAGGATGAGAAGACATTCGTGGTCATGGGATCGTATTCCTACACTGGAGCCGATGGGAAACGCTACAGAGTCaa ATACACAGCCGATGAGTTCGGATACCATCCTATAACTGAACTGGAAGTGGACATTCCAGA aattgaGATCCCTGAGAGGAAAATACAGCCAATTAAACCGTTGAGTTTCAACTTCAATCATTTGGAAGCGCCCCCGAAGCCTGCCAAAATTCAAGTCCGGAATCCCCAGACCAACTTTTTCGATGACCAACATGAACATCCCCGGGGGGAAAATCCCTTTGCCACCCCGGGTGACAGAGAATCCGTGGACAGAAAATACCTGCCGCCAAGGACGTACTTGCCACCCACAAACAAACTCCAATGA